The window CATAATCCGTTGATGGAAAAGCCCGGAGTTAAAAATGATACGATTGCAAGAATGACTGCTATAATGACGAGTCTGCCAAACCAACGAAGCAATTCAGAACCTGTTGAATGCTCGGTTTCCATATGACCTTCATGTGTCATTCAATTCATTCCTCCTATGCCGCACGCAAAATAGATTCGGTACGGACAATTATAGTTTTATCTAAATACTGCCGTGATATCCTTTTTTGTCACTGACAGTTATTGTAAAAAATTTAGATTCATCATTAGCGTGACTTGTAGGTGTATTAATCTGAAATCACACATTTACGCCGCCGACATAATTATGGTATAAATAACTTTTTGGTGGGTGAATGAATGTGTACCTGATATCCGTATTATTATTTGCGCTGTCGGCTAACCTTGACAATTTTACCGTGGCGATTACATTCGGAATGAGAAAAATAAAATTTAAATTCTTTATTAATTTTTTGATTGCCGTAATCACAGGTGTCGGCACTTTTTTTTCTATGTCAATCGGTCGAATAATCGGCCATTTTTTTTCTGTATCGGTATCCAACATGATCGGCAGTATAATACTGATTGCCATCGGGATCTGGTTCCTAAAGGATTTCTTTAAAAAGCCAAAAGAAAAGCGGGAGCGTCGGCAAAAAGAAAAAGTGAACCTCAATGATATGCTGAAAGATCCTGGGAAAGCGGATTTAGACCGTTCAGGCACAATTGATGTAGGCGAATCTGCGATTCTTGCCCTTGCATTGACAATCAATAATTTCGGCATGGGAGTGGGCGCAAGCATATCGGGGCTGAACATATGCGCCACAACTATTTTCACCTTTATAATCAGTATGTTTTCTATTACATTAGGCTACCATATCGGAAAAAGCTGTATTCCACAGTCACTCTGCAAATTTGTGCCGTTGATATCGGGCGGAATCGTAATCGCGCTCGGACTTTTTGAAATGCTGGTCTGACGGCTTGTGATTTTGCCGAACTGTTTCTTAGCCGCCCAGGGTAACATCCTGCTCCTGATACCATTCAAGGGCCTGATAAAACTGTTCGGGCTTAAAATCCGGCCACAGATCGTCAAGCACGTAAATGTCCGCATAAATAGACTGCACGGGAAGAAATCCGCTCAGCCGGCGTCTTCCGCCCCAGCGTATAATCAGGTCGATTCTTGAAATGTCGGAAGATGCGATTGTGTTTGCCATGTTTCCGGTAGAATTGGTACCGTTGTTTTTCAATGAACAGTTTAAATCCCAGTTCCACCCATAGTTTACAAGAAAATTGATTTTCATCAGGCCGCGGCCAAACCGCACTCTCTTGGAATAGGGCAGAAGTTCTTTAGGGAATAATGGGGAATCCGTATTGCCTACAATTAAAAGGTCGGCATCCTGATTCGCAAGGTTAAGAACCGCGTCAACACAGGCGCTTTGAAACGCTTTCGTCTGAATGGCAGGACGTTTGGTATTGTCGATTGTAAATCCGTAAAAGGTCATTTCTTTGATGCCGAGCTCAAGGCACATTTTGTAGAGCTCAAATCCCGGATTGATACCAAACTTGTACCCGTCCTGTTTTTCATACCCGTTTTTTTCAGCCCATCTTCTGTTGCCGTCTGGGATAATTCCAATATGCTGTGGAAGTCTGCCGAAAGCTGAATTGTTCATATTTTTCTCCGATTCAATCCCATCAATTACTTTGAAGAATAGTCTGCATCATTCATCAAAATTTATACCGAAAAGGCGGAGCAAAAAGGATAAGCTTTTTCCTTTTGTTTGATTTTTATAACATAACCGGTCATTTTGACTTCACATATTTTACTAAGGAATTAAGCATAATAAAAGGAATTATTTAATACGGGGGGACCGAATATGTTCCATTTTTCAGTGAAACACAAAAAAGAAAAAGTAACCGGGCACGTTGAAAGTTTTAATCAGGAGCTTTCTGAAAATATTTTGGGACAGTCCCTGAAGGGCAATGTTGAAACCTTGAAAAACCTTTTCACAGATGTGGATACTATGATCGTAAGATATATTCAAAACAATGATAACGGAAATCTCAAATACTGTATTGCCTATTGTGACGGAGTAGTCAATTCAACGATCATCAACGAGAACATTATTAAACCATTAATGCTGTCCACCGCTGTTCAATCCGATGCGCATCTGATTGATAATCTGATTGAAAATGTTATTTTAATCAATGAAACCACGAAAACCAATCAAATAAAAGATATTGTGGAATCCATCACCTACGGTGATGCAATTTTGTTTGTGGAAGGTGAGGATACAGCTTTAATCCTGAATACAAAAGGTTTTCATACCCGCTCTATTGCAGAACCGGAGAACGAAAAAATTCTTTCCGGTCCGCGCGAAGGATTTAACGAATCACTCATTCAAAACCTTTCTTTAATCAGACGTAAAGTGCGTACAAATGAACTGAAAATGAAATTTAGATCCTTTGGGAAAATCACAAAGACCAAGGCCTGTATTTGCTATATTGACAAAGTTGTAAATAAAAAAATTCTGAACGAACTTTACCGGCGTTTGGATTCAATAGACATTGATGCCGTTCTGGACACCAATTACATTACGGAACTGACCAAAGACTCCGCATGGTCCCCTTTTCGAACGACAGGGTACACGGAACGTCCCGATGTGGTCATTGGGAAACTTCTGGAAGGAAGAATCGCCGTTTTTCTGGACGGTACGCCGGTTGTGCTTACCATTCCTTATCTTTTTATCGAAAATTTTCAAAGCAGCGAAGATTA of the uncultured Caproiciproducens sp. genome contains:
- a CDS encoding spore germination protein, giving the protein MFHFSVKHKKEKVTGHVESFNQELSENILGQSLKGNVETLKNLFTDVDTMIVRYIQNNDNGNLKYCIAYCDGVVNSTIINENIIKPLMLSTAVQSDAHLIDNLIENVILINETTKTNQIKDIVESITYGDAILFVEGEDTALILNTKGFHTRSIAEPENEKILSGPREGFNESLIQNLSLIRRKVRTNELKMKFRSFGKITKTKACICYIDKVVNKKILNELYRRLDSIDIDAVLDTNYITELTKDSAWSPFRTTGYTERPDVVIGKLLEGRIAVFLDGTPVVLTIPYLFIENFQSSEDYYMNFYYTSLSRFLRIAGFFLTISVPALYIAIVAFQQEMLPTLLLISIAGARKSVPLPAAAEVFIMLAVFDILRETGIRMPSNVGQALSIVGALVIGQAAVDAKLVAAPMIIVVAITGITSLLIPKMNAPVTYVRVFLLVAATTFGLFGFVLGLSGVFIHLLNLNSFGIPQMSLSGSLQFQENKDTFIRAPWWKMITRTKSMTSNTVRMKNSRGGNDD
- a CDS encoding undecaprenyl diphosphate synthase family protein; this translates as MNNSAFGRLPQHIGIIPDGNRRWAEKNGYEKQDGYKFGINPGFELYKMCLELGIKEMTFYGFTIDNTKRPAIQTKAFQSACVDAVLNLANQDADLLIVGNTDSPLFPKELLPYSKRVRFGRGLMKINFLVNYGWNWDLNCSLKNNGTNSTGNMANTIASSDISRIDLIIRWGGRRRLSGFLPVQSIYADIYVLDDLWPDFKPEQFYQALEWYQEQDVTLGG
- the ytaF gene encoding sporulation membrane protein YtaF encodes the protein MNVYLISVLLFALSANLDNFTVAITFGMRKIKFKFFINFLIAVITGVGTFFSMSIGRIIGHFFSVSVSNMIGSIILIAIGIWFLKDFFKKPKEKRERRQKEKVNLNDMLKDPGKADLDRSGTIDVGESAILALALTINNFGMGVGASISGLNICATTIFTFIISMFSITLGYHIGKSCIPQSLCKFVPLISGGIVIALGLFEMLV